The following are from one region of the Stanieria sp. NIES-3757 genome:
- a CDS encoding HicB family protein has protein sequence MKNLMEYKGYLGSVDYNDEDKIFYGRVEYIRSLISYEGHDVESLRNSFQEAVDDYLELVRNQNIEPEQPFKGSFNIRTGSNLHRRAVIVAKQKGINLNKLVNEALEEYLKNYV, from the coding sequence ATGAAGAACTTAATGGAATATAAAGGCTATTTAGGCTCAGTAGATTACAACGATGAAGATAAAATTTTTTATGGTCGAGTAGAATATATTCGTAGTCTTATTAGCTACGAAGGTCATGATGTCGAGTCTTTACGCAATAGTTTTCAAGAAGCGGTAGACGATTATCTAGAGCTTGTTCGTAACCAAAATATTGAACCAGAACAGCCTTTTAAAGGAAGCTTCAATATCCGAACTGGTAGCAATCTTCATCGACGTGCAGTTATTGTAGCTAAACAAAAAGGAATTAATCTTAATAAATTAGTCAACGAAGCTCTTGAAGAATATCTTAAAAATTATGTTTGA
- a CDS encoding methyltransferase FkbM family protein, which translates to MNIKKLYRKIINRLTYWRIKNCDFTMQQGVGKGLKFNAGKANPATALGTYELPVQQALSNYLKPGDVFYDIGANVGFFTVIAAKLVGSTGKVYAFEPDRKNSDCVRHNIQLNQFTNSTVCQKAVSHTTGTGELLLAEYSGGHTISVVDRPPDFAGSTVVEIVSIDELINQGQLTPPNVVKIDVEGAELDVLQGMLQTIKQYRPIIIYEVDADKVDSFQQKNELIAALIASLNYQIVPLENSYQEINWHVGHAISFPIVSH; encoded by the coding sequence ATGAATATCAAAAAATTATACCGAAAGATAATTAATCGTTTAACTTATTGGAGAATCAAAAATTGTGATTTTACGATGCAACAGGGAGTAGGCAAAGGATTAAAATTTAATGCGGGAAAAGCTAATCCTGCAACAGCTTTAGGTACTTATGAACTGCCAGTCCAGCAAGCTTTATCTAATTATCTCAAACCTGGAGATGTGTTTTATGATATTGGGGCAAATGTGGGTTTTTTTACAGTTATTGCAGCTAAATTAGTTGGTTCAACAGGAAAAGTTTATGCTTTTGAACCAGATCGAAAAAATTCTGACTGTGTGCGTCATAATATTCAATTAAATCAATTTACTAATTCTACAGTTTGTCAAAAAGCGGTTTCTCATACTACGGGGACAGGAGAATTATTGCTAGCCGAATATTCTGGAGGTCATACTATATCTGTGGTTGACCGCCCTCCCGATTTCGCAGGTTCAACCGTAGTAGAAATAGTATCTATTGATGAATTAATTAATCAAGGACAATTAACCCCTCCTAATGTGGTCAAAATTGATGTTGAAGGGGCAGAATTGGATGTGTTGCAAGGAATGCTGCAAACAATTAAACAGTATCGACCGATTATTATTTATGAAGTTGATGCTGACAAAGTAGATTCTTTTCAACAAAAAAATGAATTGATCGCAGCTTTAATTGCCTCTTTAAATTATCAGATCGTGCCTTTAGAAAATTCATATCAAGAGATTAACTGGCACGTCGGACACGCGATCTCTTTTCCTATAGTAAGTCACTAA
- a CDS encoding IS4 family transposase gives MKNTCNASVASKGFCFYKATNGIKRHLAIDTLGFPFFTHCTPANVSDDAGLIEMLTLNIDYFQSKPVNLPKLTILLDHGYHPEHLTEQLEQVYPEIMTKIKFELSTKPSKQEKAAQGKSGFVPAVARWVIERSNAWMERCKSLVKNFEREIRGGFLRL, from the coding sequence GTGAAAAATACCTGTAATGCCAGTGTCGCTTCCAAAGGCTTTTGTTTTTACAAAGCCACGAATGGGATTAAAAGACATCTGGCAATTGATACACTGGGATTTCCTTTCTTTACCCACTGCACACCAGCAAATGTCTCGGATGATGCAGGATTGATTGAGATGCTGACGCTAAATATTGACTATTTCCAGTCAAAACCCGTTAACCTTCCGAAGCTCACTATTTTGCTAGACCACGGATATCATCCCGAACATTTGACTGAGCAATTGGAGCAAGTTTATCCCGAGATCATGACGAAAATCAAGTTTGAACTGTCCACCAAACCCTCGAAACAAGAGAAGGCAGCGCAAGGGAAATCTGGATTTGTTCCTGCTGTTGCTCGCTGGGTGATTGAACGCTCAAACGCTTGGATGGAGCGTTGTAAAAGTTTGGTTAAAAACTTTGAGCGCGAGATACGCGGAGGTTTCCTCCGCTTGTAG
- a CDS encoding glycosyl transferase group 1 has product MKIALVNQPWDSVTPPVQSGSIPIWNYQVARQLAQSCQVVVYARQNRKQKAVEWSEQVEYRRVSVIFEKVVNRLSRLINKFSPKSHYFASRLYGVIYALSLALDLRQQQCDVVHIHNFSQFVPLIRAFNPKIKIVLHMHCEWLSQLNPTIIAKRLAHVDLIIGCSHYITDKIKACYPQFAERCQTVFNGVDVEKFLKNSDSESQSDCLKLLFVGRISPEKGLHTLIDAFKIVLKQYPQTQLQIVGPNKPTPTEFIATLSDEPTVASLAKFTPKQYYSYLQSQLSSHIANQVSFVGGIKHSQLVELYQEADLLINPSLSESFGMSLVEAMAMGLPVIASRVGGMTGIVEEGKTGFLFEPDNPIALAEAMMRLIENKQLRTVMGQAGRQRVLNYFSWHKVAESLFIHYSHLIELPEQSLVQNYVIESF; this is encoded by the coding sequence GTGAAAATAGCTTTAGTAAATCAACCCTGGGATAGTGTTACTCCTCCAGTTCAATCTGGCTCGATTCCAATCTGGAACTATCAAGTCGCTCGTCAACTAGCTCAATCTTGTCAAGTTGTGGTTTATGCTCGTCAAAATCGCAAACAAAAAGCAGTGGAATGGAGTGAACAAGTAGAATATAGAAGAGTATCAGTTATTTTCGAGAAAGTTGTTAATCGATTAAGCCGATTAATTAATAAATTTTCTCCAAAATCACATTATTTTGCTTCAAGATTGTATGGTGTTATTTATGCTTTATCCTTAGCATTAGACCTCAGACAACAACAATGCGATGTAGTTCACATCCATAACTTTTCTCAGTTTGTACCTTTAATTCGTGCATTTAATCCCAAGATTAAAATTGTTTTACATATGCACTGTGAATGGTTAAGTCAACTTAACCCAACTATAATCGCTAAAAGACTAGCTCATGTAGATCTAATTATTGGTTGTAGTCATTACATTACAGACAAAATCAAAGCTTGCTACCCTCAATTTGCAGAGCGTTGTCAAACAGTTTTTAATGGAGTAGATGTTGAGAAATTTCTTAAAAATAGCGATTCTGAGAGCCAATCTGACTGTCTCAAACTGCTGTTTGTCGGACGTATTTCCCCAGAAAAAGGACTACATACTTTAATTGATGCTTTCAAAATTGTTTTGAAACAATATCCCCAAACTCAATTACAAATTGTAGGACCAAACAAACCGACACCAACAGAATTTATTGCAACTTTAAGCGATGAGCCAACAGTAGCTAGTTTAGCTAAATTTACTCCTAAACAATATTACTCATATTTGCAAAGTCAACTTTCATCTCACATTGCTAATCAAGTATCTTTTGTGGGTGGAATTAAACATTCTCAATTAGTTGAACTTTATCAAGAAGCAGATCTTCTAATCAATCCTTCTTTAAGCGAATCTTTTGGCATGAGTTTAGTAGAAGCGATGGCAATGGGACTGCCCGTAATTGCTAGTCGAGTTGGAGGAATGACAGGAATTGTTGAAGAAGGAAAAACCGGGTTTTTATTTGAACCTGACAATCCTATCGCCTTAGCTGAAGCAATGATGCGATTGATTGAAAACAAACAATTAAGAACTGTCATGGGTCAAGCAGGTCGTCAGAGAGTGTTAAACTACTTTTCTTGGCATAAAGTAGCAGAAAGTTTATTTATTCATTACTCTCATTTAATAGAACTTCCCGAGCAATCCCTGGTTCAAAACTATGTTATAGAAAGTTTTTGA
- a CDS encoding putative transposase, with protein sequence MKYSSSLSDEEWEILEPLLVKILPTKKQTRPANWTRREILDGILYQLKNGCNWADLPKDLPPYSTVYWHYKQWRKVGVFEKLMNALHEQVRQQVKKNLSGQH encoded by the coding sequence ATGAAGTATTCCAGTAGCCTTAGCGATGAAGAATGGGAAATTCTAGAACCCCTGTTAGTTAAGATATTGCCGACTAAGAAGCAAACCCGACCTGCCAATTGGACAAGGCGAGAAATCCTTGACGGAATACTCTATCAACTCAAAAATGGTTGTAATTGGGCAGACTTGCCCAAAGATTTACCTCCCTACTCAACTGTCTATTGGCACTACAAGCAGTGGCGAAAGGTAGGGGTGTTTGAAAAGCTCATGAATGCCTTACATGAACAAGTACGTCAGCAGGTTAAAAAAAACCTAAGTGGACAACATTAA